The sequence attttcaaaaagatgTGTAGTTTATGAAtagactttttaaaaatatttaaataagaaCTAAAATATAATCTTGTATATGTTCAATGTCATAAGCTTATTTCGAATtcgaaaaattatgtttttctaaATTCATCTATCACTAGACCACTTATGTGTGGTTGACAACCGAAGTTGGTGTcaacttgaaaaaaaatcattgaagATGCAATACGCATACATAAAATCAAAGGTTTGCTAAGTCCAGAGTAGGTACATTCCGTTTGCGATCACCAATCATCCACCAATATCTTTCATGATTTAACTAGTACATGATGAAAGATAACTATATCAGTCTGAATATTAACCTAACAACAAAAGAAAGCatattatatgaaatttatttGCTCCAAATATTTGTTTCTTAATATACTTCtaagattttgttttaattagttttttttttataaaaggttTTCTTATTAAATACTTTTGGGTTTTTTTAAACATAGgtgcaaaaaataaaataaaaacataaagacacaaagaaaaaaaattcaaagtatTTTCCAAGTTTAGGTAGTGATTTACtccaaattatattttatcacattattttaaatttattagttaataaatAACGTTTGTTATGAACTGTAATCTAGCTATTAGTTTATGCTAGTTAAACCATCTGGTGTAATCAACGTTCTAAATAGTAAAATACTAACAATATaatgaaaattataattaaaatatcgtTAGTATTTTATGTACGTATAACATAATTttgaatgataaaatataacatattatatttcagatttaatatacattaatattcttaataaatatttttaaaatattagattatGCTACCTATAagtacatattttattttataaatcaatatatatatataatagtatagatatgtaTAATAGTATACCTTTGGTTGGCCAAAAACTTATCTGTCATGTTGCATTGGGCTACTCATTACTCTGGGCGACGTTATTTGTCACGTATGGAGTCTAATTATTTCGTGAATCGATCTACCATACAGTGGTCGAGATAGTACAAGAACTAACGCATCATTTCTGCGGTTACGCCGACACTAAGTATTTTGGTTTACCATTTTATATACGTTATCTATGTATGAATTCCCCGCATTTAGCCATAAAAGACACATTCACATAACATCTTCAATGTGAAAACCAGTAAACAACCtaagaaaaattaacaaaagaaaaacacaactttcacattttttatttaGCCTAGCTAATAACTTGTCACTTTCTTCTATCCACGTAATTGGCAGTACGTGTTTCATTGAAGATTCATCATCTATATAAGACCAACGAATGCATTGTTCAAGGCACAACAGCATGAGCTTGTTTTGGATTGTAGGATTGTGGGTTATAGCCTTAGTGGTAGCGAGGATTAGCCATTGGTGGTACCAATGATCAAACCCCAAGTCTAATGGCAAGTTACCTCCGGGATCAATGGGATTCCCTATCATCGGAGAGACGTTTGGTTACTTTAAGCCTCATGGATTCTACGAGTTATCCCCAATTCTCAAGAAGAAGATGTTAAGGTCAGATTTCAATAGTgtctcatttatttttcttctttctctctctctctctctctcatcttaCAGATATGAAATCTTGTATGTTTGTGGAAGTGTTTCAGGTACGGTCCTTTGTTTCGGACAAACATTCTTGGGGTAAAAACCGTGGTCTCGACGGATATGGATGTGAACATGGATATTTTACGGCATGAGAACAAGTTTTTTAGTTTAAGTTATCCGGACGGTTTAGTGAAGCCACTGGGAAAAGATAGCCTGTTCTTCAAGACAGGAAACATTCACAAGCACATTAAACATATCAGTATGCGTCTTTTGGGCTCGGAGAATTTGAAGCAGAAGATAATAAAAGATATGGACCGCGTGACACAAGAACATCTTAGTTTAAAAGCTAATCAAGAAAGATTCGACGTTAAGGACGCAGTTTCAAGTGTAACAGCCTCTTTTTCTTTGACCCATTTAGTTATAATGTTGCATGCTAGTTTGACACTTTTTAATTGTAGTTGATAATATCCCACTTAACACCAAAGGTGATAAGTAATCTCAAACCAGAGACTCAATCAAAGCTTATGAAAAACTTCAACGCCTTCAGTTTTGATTGGTTTCGGGCATCCTATACTCTCTCTGCCTTGAGGGGTCTCTATAATACCCTTTGGgtgagattttgtttttttttccttcttatttttgctaaataaactaaaaacaaaatcatGATTACTATAATATTAATTGCGCGCAGGCATGCAGAGAGGGGATGCAGTTGATGAAAGATATCTATGCGAGAAGGAAAACGTCAAGAGAGAAGTATGATGACTTCCTCGAGACGACGTTAGACGAGTTAGAGAAAGAAGGAAGCTTAGTGAATGAAGATGTGATTGTAAGCCTCATCTTCACTCTTTGCTGTATCACTCAAGATACCACCTCTAAGGCCACTTGCATGGCTTTGAAATTCGTATCTGAAAACCCTAAAGTTCTCGCTGAATTAAAGGTACGTAATAATACTGAATTAATGGTACGTAATAATTAAAGCTAGTAAAATTTGCATAACCAAGTCACAGTAGTCATGGTCCTATCGAATT comes from Brassica rapa cultivar Chiifu-401-42 chromosome A02, CAAS_Brap_v3.01, whole genome shotgun sequence and encodes:
- the LOC103850573 gene encoding cytochrome P450 708A2: MGFPIIGETFGYFKPHGFYELSPILKKKMLRYGPLFRTNILGVKTVVSTDMDVNMDILRHENKFFSLSYPDGLVKPLGKDSLFFKTGNIHKHIKHISMRLLGSENLKQKIIKDMDRVTQEHLSLKANQERFDVKDAVSSLIISHLTPKVISNLKPETQSKLMKNFNAFSFDWFRASYTLSALRGLYNTLWACREGMQLMKDIYARRKTSREKYDDFLETTLDELEKEGSLVNEDVIVSLIFTLCCITQDTTSKATCMALKFVSENPKVLAELKREHEAILASREDKEGGVTWEEYRHKMTFTNMVINESLRLTNLAPMMFRKVVKDVEIKGYTIPAGWIVMVIPSVVHLDPEIYENPFEFNPWRWEGKELRSGSKTFMVFGAGIRQCAGSEFARLQISIFLHHLVTTYDFSLSKDCEVVRVPGALFPNGIYMNISKCSKVT